A stretch of DNA from Microbacterium croceum:
GGTTGCCGCCGGCGAAATCGCTGGCGGTGCGGAAGCTGGTGAGCAGCAGCCACAGGAGCGGGTACACCTGCACGATCACGATCAGCACGACCGTGACGCTGAGGAGGGTTCTCTGGACGCGCACCCGGGAAGAACCGGAGGAGGTCGTTCGACGGCGCGGCGTCACAGGGGGCGCCGGTTCGGTCGACCGAACGGGGGCGGTGAGTACTGGCGCGGTCATGAGTCGTCCCTTCGACGAAGGAGCAGGAAGATGAGGCCGACGGCGATGAGGCACTCGACGACGATGAACACCGAGATCGCGCTCGCGTAGCCGTAGTCGGTGTGGACGAACGCGGTCTTGTACATGTAGGTCGTCAGCAGTTCGGACGACTGGCCGGGACCGCCGTTGGTGAGCAGGTAGGGGATGTCGAAGCCGCGCAGCGCGAAGGTCGTCGCCATGATCGTGGTCGTGATCCAGACCGGGCGGATGTAGGGGAACCGGATGCGCCAGAACACCTGCCACCAGGATGCGCCGTCGAGTCTCGCTGCCTCTTCGAGATCTTTGGGTACCGCGATGAGGGCGGCGTAGATGATGAGCATGTACAGCCCCGTGAAGCGCCAGCCCTCAGGGATCGACACCGCGGCCAGCACGGTCTGCACGTTCGAGAGCCAGGCCGTCTGCAGGTGTTCGAGGCCGAGCCAGGCGAGGAGCTGATTGAGCAGGCCGACGGGCTCGAGCGAGTAGATGCGCTGGAAGAGGAAGGCGATCGCCACGGTCGAGATCACGGCGGGCAGCAGGTACAGCGTCTTGACCAGCTCGCGGGCCCGGGGGAGCGCCGTCAACAGCCCGGCGACGGCCAGCGCGCCTCCGAGCTGCAGGACGAGGCAGATCGCGAGGTAGCCGAGCGCGTTCGAGAACGCCGTCCAGAACACGTCGTCGCGCGTGAGCATCTTGACGTAGTTGTCGAGGCCGACGAAGCCCATCTCGGTGATGCCGTCCCAGCGGAAGAAGCTCAGGACGAGCGACTGCAGGATCGGCAGCAGGACCGCCACACCGTAGAGCAGCAGCGGGGGAATGAGGAACACGGCCACCGAGAGGCGAGAGCGACGCGGCAGCATCGAGGTCAGCGCGCTCTTCGGCTTCCGCGCCCGGGGTGAGCGCGGCGACGCCGCGCCCACCCCGGGCTGTGCGAGATCAGTCATCGAGGTTCTCCGCGAGGCTCGCATCCATGGTCTTGATGAACTCGTCGGGGGTGATGTCACCCTGGACGAGCAGTGTCAGCTCCTGCTGCAGGCGCGTGTTCGTGGCCGGGTCCAGCTGCGTGTCCCAGGGCATCGCGATCTTCGGCCCGACGTTGTCGGCCTCCGTCACCGCCCGTGAGTAGAGGTCGGTGGCGTTGTCGGGGATCGTGGTCTCGACGTTCGTGGTCGGCGAGAGCGCACCGGTCGCCGCATACAGCTCCGGGTAGCGGTCGAGTGCGAACGCGAGGAAGTCCCGGACGAGCGGGTCGTAGGTCTGCGCGTTCACGGCCATGCCGATGCCGGACGGGGTCACGTACTCATTGTCTGCGGTGACGGCGCCGTCGATGGTCGGCAGGGTGAAGTAGTCGACATCGTCGCGCACGGCGGCGTCGAGCGAATCGGTCGCGAGGTTGCCGAGCTCCCAGGTGCCGATGTTGTACACGGCCGCGCGTCCGGAGGTGAAGAGCGCCTGCGCGTCGGCGTAGCCCGTCGAGGAGAAGCCCTCCTGGAAGCATCCGGCCTGACCGAGGCTGTACAGCCACTCCGCGGCGGCGCGACCGGCGGGATCGGCGAACGATGCGTCTCCGTTCTTGAGATCCTGGATGTACTCCGGCCCGGCCATGCGGAACGGGTAGTAGGCCATGTAGCGCTCGAGCGGCCACTGGTCCTGACCGTCCAGGGCGATCGGTGTGATCCCCTGGGCGCGGAGCGCCTCGCACATCTGCGGGAAGTCGTCGAGCGTCGCCGGCACGGTCACGCCGGCGTCGTCGAACAGCGCGGTGTTGTACCAGAAGAACTCGAGCTGGAACTCGAACGGCACCATGTAGAGCGAGCCGTCGTCGAAGCGCTGGTAGTTGAGCGCGGCTTCGCGGTACTCGTCGCTGAGCCCGAGGTCCTCCAGCAGCAGGTCGACGTCGACCATCCGCCCTTGCCCTGCGAGCTTCTGCGCGAACGGTGTGGCATCGGTGTCGAAGAGCTCCGGGAGCTTGTTCGCGGCTGCCAGGGTCTCGTACTTCTGGATGTACGAGGGGCGGTCGGGCGTCGTGATGAGGTTGAGCGCGAATCCGGGGTGCTCTGCGGCGTACTCGTCGGCGATCTTCTCCATCGTCGTGATGACGCCGCCGTCTGCGGGCCGGGAGAGCAGCCAGGAGATCTCGCGGGGGACGATGTCGCCGTCCGGGTCGACATCGGTGGGGTCGGCGCTGCCGGACGTACCGGTGCAGCTGGTGAGTGCGAGAGCGGTGACGGCCAGTGCGGCGAAGAGCGCCACTGCGCGGGGGGTGGTGTGCATGTCGGAATCTCCTTTGATCATGTGCGGTGCAGCGGGAATTCGGGTCAGTTCGTGGACGTGAGGAGGTCGTGCGTCAGGGGAGCGGCCTCGGCGGCGGCGTCGCGCGTCGACACCGAGAATTCGGTGACCGTGACGGTGCCTTCACCGACGAACGCGCCGATGCGGCCGACCGGTCGGTCGTAGATTCGCGTGCTCAGCACCACGGCATCGTCGACGGTCGCGACGCAGATGTCTCCGTCGACGATCACCTCGAGGGTGTGTGGACCGTCGCCGAGCGGCACGGGGCGCTCGAGCTCGATCACGAAGGGGACGTCACCGGAGATCTGCCACTGCTCCGTGCCGGTCTGGCGCCGGGGCCACCGGTCGAGAACGAGGCGATCTCGCTGCGGCTCCAGTCGCAGCACGTAGCCCTCGTCACCGTCGGCGCTCGCGCGCAGGAGCACGCCGCACTCCCGTGTGCCCTCTGCGATGTCGAAGCGGGCCACGACGCGGAAGGAGTCGGGGCTGTCGTCGGGGCTGAGCGCATCGGCGTATCCGTCCGGTGCGCTCAGGATCGTGCCGGCGGGAATGCTGCTGATCGCTTCGTCGAAGGTCTCGCGGAGCTCGGCGGCGGGGTGGAAGGCGAGAGTGCCGTCGGAACGCTGCTCCGCTTCGAGCACCGACATCGTGCCGGCCCACTGCCAGGCACCGTCGTCGGCTGTGCCTTCTCGGGTCGCGATCCACCCGAAGAAGAGACGTCGGTCGCCGCGCGCGGCAGACTTCGCCGCGTAGAAGGCGCGACCGTCGAGAGTGTCATGCGCGGGCACGATCCACGGGCCGTGGAGGCTGCGGGCCATGCGGTACCGGGTCGTGAAGGCGTCGCTGAACTCGGATGAGACCAGATACCACCAGTCGCCCCACTGGAACACCTCCGGGCATTCGTAGGCGACCGTGCGGCGCGGATCCCAGAAGGGAGCCGCGGGCTCCCAGCGGGTGAGATCGCGCGACGTGCACTGTGCGATGACGCCACGGCGTCGGAGCGGCCCGTCGGTGTGGCGGGCGGTGATGAGCATGCGCCACAGCTCTGCGTCCGCATCCCAGAAGACGTAGGGGTCGCGCCAATCGCCGGTCTCGTATCCGGCCGTCGCGCCGAGGGTGTCGGCCGCGTGGCGCTGCCAGGACTGCATGCCGTCACGGCTCGTGGCGTGCAGCACGAGCTGCAGCGGGAGCCCGTCCGCCCCGAGGCGGTCGGGATTCTGCCCTGTGTAGAACGCGTGATGGACACCGTCGTCATCGCGCACGATGCTGCCGGTGTAGATGTTGAAGTCCGCGGCCTGGTTCCCGCCCGAGGCGATGGCGACGCCGGTCTCGTGGAAGTCGACGAGGTTCTCGGTCACCACCCGCTTCCAGGGCATGCCCTCTTTCGGCGTGCGACGCGTCTCGTGCAGGTAGAAGAGATGGAACACGCCATCCTCCTGGTACGGGATGACATCCCCCACCCATGCGCCGTCCGGCCGGTAGAACCCTCGCTGGCTCATCGTCACCTCTTCGTTGATGGTTAATCGGTTACGCATGACGATAGCCGCAGGCGGTGGCGCTGGTCAAGCGGTTAATCACGTTAACCACCAGAACTTCTCCGATGTGTCATCGGGGGCCCTGCGAGCCGTCGGAGGGCGTGGCCGGACGGCGTCCCCTCGCGGTCGGAACTCAGTCGATCAGCGAGGTGATCGCGGGGTCGCGGCGGGCGACCTCGGCCGCGGTCGACACGATCACGCGGCGCATGGCGGCGACGGCGATCGCGGGGGTCACGTCGGACCGGTGCGCGAGGCTCACGGTGCGCGTCATCATCGGATGCGAGAGGCGCACGGACCGCAGTGCCGGACGGTCGAGCAGCACCATGGCCGGAACGACGGCGACGCCGAGGCCGCGCTCGACGAAGCGCAGCACTGCGTCCATCTCGGCGCCGGCCAGCAGCGGCACGGGCGCGAGGCCGGCGGAGCGGAATGCGGCGTCTGTCGTGGCGCGCAGCTCGTAGCTCTCGTCGAAGGCGATCAGCGGCAGGGAGGCGAGGCCGGGAAGGTCGAGCGAGGGCGCCGTGGTCACGGGAGGCTCTGCCGCCGAGGAGACGACGACGAGCTCTTCGGCCAGCAGCGGCATCCGCGTCAGGCTCACTCCGGCCGGCGGCTGTCCCTCCGACGCGGTGACGAGGGCGATGTCGAGCGCGCCCACCGCGAGCTGCTCGACAAGGGTGCGCGACCCCGCCTCCGTGAGCTGCAGCTCGACGCCGGGATGGGCGGCATGGAACACGCTGATCGCCTCGGCGACGAGGCTGATGCACAGCGTCGGAGTCGCCCCGAGCCGCACCCGACCGCGGCGGAGGCCGGCGAGCTCGCCCATCTCCTCGCGGATCGCCTCGGCCTCGGCGAGCATCCGCTGCGCACGGGGGAGCAGCGTCTCTCCGGCGGCGGTGAGCGCGATGTGACCGCGGGCGCGGTGGAACAGTTCGGCGCCGAGTTCGCGCTCGAGCGTGGAGATCTGCCGGCTCAGCGAGGGCTGTGCCAGATGGAGGTGCTCGGAGGCGCGGGTGAAGTGTCCGAGGCGGGCGACTTCGACGAACCCGCGGAGCTGCTCGAGGTTCATGACCATAGCCTACCCGCATCGTTACGACGCCAACTATGCATTGGAGTTATTAGGATGACCTAACTAGCGTCGAAGGCATGAGCACACGCGAACGTCAGATCTCCACCACGGTCCTGGTCATCGGCACCGGAGGATCCGGCCTGCGCGCGGCGATCGAGATCGCCGAACACGGCGTCGACGTCCTCGCCGTCGGCAAACGCCCGCGCCAGGATGCGCACACCTCCCTGGCTGCCGGCGGTATCAACGCGGCTCTGGGGACCATGGATGCCGACGACACCTGGCAGCAGCACGCCGCCGACACCATCAAGGAGAGCTATCTGCTCGCCAATCCCCACACGGTCGAGATCGTCACCCAAGGCGCCGAGCGCGGCATCCGCGACCTCGAGCGCTGGGGCATGGACTTCGCCAGGGAGGACGACGGCCGCATCTCGCAGCGCTTCTTCGGCGCGCACACCTTCCGCCGCACGGCCTTCTCTGGCGACTACACGGGCCTCGAGATCCAGCGCACCCTCGTTCGCAAGGCCGAGCAGCTCGAGGTGCCGATCCTCGACAACGTCTACATCACGCGTCTGCTCGTGCGCGACAACGTCATCTTCGGCGCCTACGGCTTCGACCAGGCCGACGGCACGCGCTACCTGATCCACGCGGACGCCGTGATCCTCGCCGCCGGCGGACACAACCGCATCTGGCGCCGCACCTCCTCCCGCCGCGACGAGAACACCGGTGACTCCTTCCGTCTCGCTGTCGACGCCGGTGCCCGGCTGCGCGACCCGGAGCTCGTGCAATTCCACCCGTCCGGCATCATCGAGCCCGAGAACGCCGCCGGCACGCTCATCTCCGAGGCCGCGCGCGGCGAGGGCGGCATCCTGCGCAACGCGCTCGGCGAGCGGTTCATGCCGAAGTACGACCCGGAGCGCATGGAGCTGTCGACCCGCGACCGGGTCGCGCTCGCCGCGTACACCGAGATCAAGGAAGGACGCGGCACCGAGAACGGCGGCGTCTGGCTCGATGTCTCGCACCTGCCGCGCGAGACGATCATGACCCGTCTGCCGCGCGTCTACCAGACGATGATGGAGCTGCAGATGCTCGACATCACCACCGACCCGATCGAGATCGCGCCGACCGCGCACTACTCGATGGGCGGGGTGTGGGTGCGTCCGGAGGATCACCAGACCGACGTGGAGGGGCTGTACGCGATCGGCGAGGCTTCCAGCGGCCTCCACGGCGCCAACCGCCTCGGCGGCAACTCGCTCATCGAGCTGCTCGTGTACGGGCGCATCGTCGGGCAGGCCGCGATGGCCCATGCCGCCGGTCTCGAAGCGCAGCAGCGGTCGGCGGAGGCCGTCGCTGTGGCTCGGGCGGAGATCGCCGACCTCCTGTCCGCCGACGGCCGGGAGAACGTGCGAGCGCTGCAGCGCGCCATCCGCAACACCATGACAGAGTACGCGGGCGTCGTCCGCGACGAGCAGGGGCTGCGCGCCGGCCTCGCCGAACTCGACATGATCGAGGGACGCATGGAAGACATCGGCATCCATCCGGACATCGCCGGGTTCCAGGACCTCGCGCACGCGTTCGACCTGAAGGCCTCGGCGCTGGCGGCACGGGCGACGATGGAGGCCGCGCTGGAGCGGCGGGAGACCCGCGGATGCCACAACCGCAGCGATTTCCCCGACACCGACCCGACCCTGCAGGTGAACCTGGTGTGGAGCCCGCGCGAGGGCATCACGCACGAGGCGATCCCCGAGATCCCTGCCGAGATCGCCGAGCTCATGCGCGAGGTCGACACCGCAGGGAAGCTCGTCGAGTAGCTCCCGGCGATCCCGAGCCCGTCCCACCCGTTCCTCGCCCGGCGTGCCCGTCTCTTCCCCGTCTCGCCCGTCTCTCGCCCGTCTCTCGCCCGTCTCTCGCCCGTCTCTTGCCCGTCTCGCCCGCTGAGGGGCCAAGACATGCCGCTGACCGGTCGGTCCGTGCGGCGTGTCTTGACCCCTCACCGGAGTCACGCGTCACGAGCGCCCCTCGCCCGTGGCCTCTGTCGCACGCACCTCGCGCCGTGGCCATCTCTGCGGTGCGCGGATCCTCATCGCTGAGGGGTCACGACATGCCGCTGACCGGTCGGTCCGTGCGGCGTGTCTTGACCCCTCACCGGAGTCACGGGGTCACCGAGGACACCGGGGTCACGGGGTCACCGAGGACACCGAGGTCACGGGGTCACGGGGTCACGGGGTCACCGGTCACGAGTAGCGAGTCCTGAGTCATGGGTCACGAGAGCGCCTTGCCCCCACGCGTGGGCGCGTGCGTCAGCCGGCCTGCGGCTCCTCGGTGTCGATGACGCCGATGCCGACGGCCTCGTGGTCGGGCTCGGGCTCGTCGCGCTTCGGGGCCACCGGCTCCTCGCCCGGGTCCTTCTCGGTGCTCGGCTCCTGCAGCTGCTCGGTGCTCGGCACCTCTTCGGGATCCGCCTGCTCGGCCGATTCCTCCTGCGCGGGCGACTCGGCCGTCACCTCTCCGGCATCCGTTCCCGATGCGGGAGTGGGGGTGGGAGCCTGCGTCTCGGCAGACGGTTCCTGCTCCGGTGTGCTGTTCGTCATGGTCG
This window harbors:
- a CDS encoding carbohydrate ABC transporter permease, coding for MLPRRSRLSVAVFLIPPLLLYGVAVLLPILQSLVLSFFRWDGITEMGFVGLDNYVKMLTRDDVFWTAFSNALGYLAICLVLQLGGALAVAGLLTALPRARELVKTLYLLPAVISTVAIAFLFQRIYSLEPVGLLNQLLAWLGLEHLQTAWLSNVQTVLAAVSIPEGWRFTGLYMLIIYAALIAVPKDLEEAARLDGASWWQVFWRIRFPYIRPVWITTTIMATTFALRGFDIPYLLTNGGPGQSSELLTTYMYKTAFVHTDYGYASAISVFIVVECLIAVGLIFLLLRRRDDS
- a CDS encoding ABC transporter substrate-binding protein, which produces MHTTPRAVALFAALAVTALALTSCTGTSGSADPTDVDPDGDIVPREISWLLSRPADGGVITTMEKIADEYAAEHPGFALNLITTPDRPSYIQKYETLAAANKLPELFDTDATPFAQKLAGQGRMVDVDLLLEDLGLSDEYREAALNYQRFDDGSLYMVPFEFQLEFFWYNTALFDDAGVTVPATLDDFPQMCEALRAQGITPIALDGQDQWPLERYMAYYPFRMAGPEYIQDLKNGDASFADPAGRAAAEWLYSLGQAGCFQEGFSSTGYADAQALFTSGRAAVYNIGTWELGNLATDSLDAAVRDDVDYFTLPTIDGAVTADNEYVTPSGIGMAVNAQTYDPLVRDFLAFALDRYPELYAATGALSPTTNVETTIPDNATDLYSRAVTEADNVGPKIAMPWDTQLDPATNTRLQQELTLLVQGDITPDEFIKTMDASLAENLDD
- a CDS encoding GH32 C-terminal domain-containing protein, yielding MSQRGFYRPDGAWVGDVIPYQEDGVFHLFYLHETRRTPKEGMPWKRVVTENLVDFHETGVAIASGGNQAADFNIYTGSIVRDDDGVHHAFYTGQNPDRLGADGLPLQLVLHATSRDGMQSWQRHAADTLGATAGYETGDWRDPYVFWDADAELWRMLITARHTDGPLRRRGVIAQCTSRDLTRWEPAAPFWDPRRTVAYECPEVFQWGDWWYLVSSEFSDAFTTRYRMARSLHGPWIVPAHDTLDGRAFYAAKSAARGDRRLFFGWIATREGTADDGAWQWAGTMSVLEAEQRSDGTLAFHPAAELRETFDEAISSIPAGTILSAPDGYADALSPDDSPDSFRVVARFDIAEGTRECGVLLRASADGDEGYVLRLEPQRDRLVLDRWPRRQTGTEQWQISGDVPFVIELERPVPLGDGPHTLEVIVDGDICVATVDDAVVLSTRIYDRPVGRIGAFVGEGTVTVTEFSVSTRDAAAEAAPLTHDLLTSTN
- a CDS encoding LysR family transcriptional regulator, whose translation is MVMNLEQLRGFVEVARLGHFTRASEHLHLAQPSLSRQISTLERELGAELFHRARGHIALTAAGETLLPRAQRMLAEAEAIREEMGELAGLRRGRVRLGATPTLCISLVAEAISVFHAAHPGVELQLTEAGSRTLVEQLAVGALDIALVTASEGQPPAGVSLTRMPLLAEELVVVSSAAEPPVTTAPSLDLPGLASLPLIAFDESYELRATTDAAFRSAGLAPVPLLAGAEMDAVLRFVERGLGVAVVPAMVLLDRPALRSVRLSHPMMTRTVSLAHRSDVTPAIAVAAMRRVIVSTAAEVARRDPAITSLID
- a CDS encoding L-aspartate oxidase; this encodes MSTRERQISTTVLVIGTGGSGLRAAIEIAEHGVDVLAVGKRPRQDAHTSLAAGGINAALGTMDADDTWQQHAADTIKESYLLANPHTVEIVTQGAERGIRDLERWGMDFAREDDGRISQRFFGAHTFRRTAFSGDYTGLEIQRTLVRKAEQLEVPILDNVYITRLLVRDNVIFGAYGFDQADGTRYLIHADAVILAAGGHNRIWRRTSSRRDENTGDSFRLAVDAGARLRDPELVQFHPSGIIEPENAAGTLISEAARGEGGILRNALGERFMPKYDPERMELSTRDRVALAAYTEIKEGRGTENGGVWLDVSHLPRETIMTRLPRVYQTMMELQMLDITTDPIEIAPTAHYSMGGVWVRPEDHQTDVEGLYAIGEASSGLHGANRLGGNSLIELLVYGRIVGQAAMAHAAGLEAQQRSAEAVAVARAEIADLLSADGRENVRALQRAIRNTMTEYAGVVRDEQGLRAGLAELDMIEGRMEDIGIHPDIAGFQDLAHAFDLKASALAARATMEAALERRETRGCHNRSDFPDTDPTLQVNLVWSPREGITHEAIPEIPAEIAELMREVDTAGKLVE